In Brienomyrus brachyistius isolate T26 chromosome 3, BBRACH_0.4, whole genome shotgun sequence, the following proteins share a genomic window:
- the slc13a1 gene encoding solute carrier family 13 member 1, with amino-acid sequence MGFLSAVWSYRSLVIITLTPLVLLPLPLLINDKVAECAFTLLVMAVYWLTEAMPISVTALLPALLFPLFGIMKSSEVASVYFKDFHLLLTGVVCLATSIEKWNLHKRIALKLVILVGVNPGWLMLGFMLSSAFLSMWLSNTSTAAMVMPIVEAVIQQILKAESRVSVQRRHELVGNCNPGLQLEEVKDQSMQTKEIMSNCETSKAVLCAVPEEPPPHTEVSIPEPQGRYRSRKDHLMCKGLSLSIAYASTIGGITTLTGTSTNLIFAEQINQYYPECNCVNFGNWFVMCFPISIIVLLLSWVWLHWMFLGSDFRSLFNCRKEKSEREKATAKVIEEEYRALGPMRPQEMITLVIFMLMVLLWFTRNPGFMPGWASLFSNFEGYATDATVAILLGLMLYVIPAHKPTHPKFETLISWKEFQSCMPWEIGILVGGGFALAEGTKVSGLSAWVGGLLTPLGSLPSWLIITITCILTTSVTEVASNPATITIFLPILTALSEAIQVNPLYILIPTTLCTSFAFLLPVSNPPNAIVFTYGHITVMDMVKAGLGVNIIGVLVVLLAVTTWGIPLYDLNNYPSWAPVPGAPNSTAV; translated from the exons ATGGGGTTCCTGAGTGCCGTCTGGTCCTACCGCAGCCTCGTCATCATCACCCTGACTCCTCTGGTCCTGCTACCCCTGCCGCTGCTCATCAACGACAAG GTGGCAGAATGCGCATTCACGCTGCTGGTCATGGCTGTGTACTGGCTGACGGAGGCCATGCCGATCTCCGTCACCGCCCTGCTTCCTGCTCTCCTCTTCCCACTCTTTGGCATCATGAAGTCATCTGAG GTGGCTTCAGTCTACTTCAAAGACTTCCACCTTCTCTTGACCGGGGTTGTGTGTTTGGCCACGTCCATCGAGAAGTGGAACCTCCACAAGAGGATCGCCCTGAAGCTGGTCATCCTGGTCGGGGTCAACCCCGGATG GTTAATGCTGGGCTTCATGCTCAGCTCAGCCTTCCTGTCCATGTGGCTGAGCAACACGTCCACGGCTGCCATGGTTATGCCCATCGTAGAGGCCGTCATCCAGCAGATTCTCAAAGCCGAGAGTCGCGTCTCCGTGCAACGTCGTCACGAGCTGGTGGGCAACTGCAACCCAGGGCTCCAGCTGGAGG aggtcaAAGACCAGTCGATGCAAACCAAAGAAATCATGAG TAACTGTGAGACGTCCAAAGCTGTCCTGTGTGCTGTTCCAGAGGAGCCCCCTCCACACACTGAG GTGTCCATCCCCGAGCCACAGGGCCGCTACCGGAGCAGAAAAGATCACTTGATGTGCAAGGGTCTGTCTCTGAGTATCGCCTACGCATCCACGATTGGAGGGATCACAACCCTCACCGGGACCTCCACTAATCTCATCTTTGCTGAGCAGATTAACCA gtattacccagaatgcaactGCGTGAACTTTGGGAACTGGTTCGTCATGTGCTTCCCCATCAGCATCAtcgtgctgctgttgtcctgggtctggctccacTGGATGTTCCTGGGGTCTGA CTTCAGGTCCCTGTTCAACTGCAGAAAGGAGAAGTCGGAGAGGGAGAAAGCGACAGCCAAAGTCATCGAGGAAGAGTACCGCGCCTTGGGACCCATGAG GCCCCAGGAGATGATAACGCTGGTCATCTTCATGCTGATGGTCCTGCTGTGGTTCACCAGGAATCCAGGCTTCATGCCAGGCTGGGCTTCACTCTTCTCAAA CTTCGAGGGCTACGCTACAGATGCCACAGTGGCCATCCTGCTGGGCCTGATGCTCTACGTCATCCCCGCACACAAGCCCACCCACCCCAAATTCG AGACCCTCATTTCATGGAAGGAGTTCCAGTCCTGCATGCCGTGGGAAATTGGCATCCTAGTCGGCGGAGGTTTTGCTCTTGCTGAAGGCACCAAG GTCTCCGGTCTGTCTGCGTGGGTGGGGGGCCTGCTCACCCCCCTGGGAAGCCTGCCCAGCTGGTTGATCATCACCATCACCTGCATCCTCACCACCAGCGTGACGGAGGTGGCCAGTAACCCGGCCACCATCACCATCTTCCTGCCTATCCTCACTGCTCTG TCTGAAGCCATCCAGGTGAATCCGCTGTACATCCTCATACCGACGACACTCTGCACCtcctttgccttcctcctgCCTGTATCTAACCCCCCCAACGCCATCGTCTTCACCTACGGTCACATCACCGTCATGGATATG GTGAAGGCTGGACTTGGTGTGAACATCATTGGTGTCCTTGTGGTCTTACTGGCTGTGACAACGTGGGGAATTCCACTGTATGATTTGAACAACTACCCTTCCTGGGCACCTGTTCCCGGTGCCCCAAATTCCACAGCAGTCTGA